The segment GATTCATGACTCAGGTAATTCAAAACATAGAGCAAGTTCAAAATTTATCTAATAATTTAAAGGGATTCTCAGTTATTCCCATACTTTTGTACCCATCACCTAAAAATGAAAAATCTGCAAAGTTTTTGAATTTATATTTAGAATCATACTCTCAAGAATTTGAAGAGTTGTTAGATAAAACACATGAAATAACTGGAGACGTGTTAATTACATCTCCCAGTGATTTTAACGGATTGAATGAATTTTTAAAGAAATTATCTAATTAAAGAACAAAATATTTTGCATCAGGATGGTGAACCACAATTGCTGCAGTTGACTGTTCAGGAATAATTTGTCCAGATTCAGTTAAAGTCATACCAGATTTTTCAGGTTCCAATAATTTCCAGACTAAATGATGTTGAGAAACATCAGGACAGCTGGGAAATCCCCAACTATATCTGAGACCACCTTTTTCTAAATTCAATTCAGATTTAATTCTACGATTCACCCATTCAGCTAAAGCTTCGGCAACTTCAACTGCAAGCCCATGTAGATAATATGCATCAGTGTACTTGTCATCCTTATTCCATTGTTCAATAATATCAGCTACTTTATTTCCTACAGTTACTGATTGGAATGCAACAACATCATCATCACCAAAATAATCAGTCAGACACAAATGTTCAGGTTTTGTAGAACGAGGGAATTCTAATTCCACGTCATCACCGTTAGGATTCTCCACAAGTAATTTTCTGTCTTTATTATGACATTTGAAAAAACCATAAACAACTTCTGGCTCAAAGAGTTTTTCTCTAATTATCCTAATTTTCCATTCAGTTAACAATTGTTCATGATCAGCCTCTGATTCAGAGCCAGCTTTTCCCCTCAAACCCCAAGATAATTTGAAAAGAGATTTTTTATCAATCATAGTCCAAACTTCTGCCATATTGATTTGATCTGCTTTTAATCGAATTGGCTCTCCAATTTTTTTAGGAGTTGGGGATGTTACTGGTTTTATGTCACTTTTTGGAAGTGTGTCAGGATCTATATCTGCCGTAGATTTTTCCTTCCAATTCTCTAGTTTTTCTTTCCAATCTGACAATAGTTTTTGTTTTTGATCTGAAATCAAAATATCCATTGTTTTAAGGCCTTCAAACATGGTATTGCAATAAAATACTCCAGGTTCATAAATTCCATCCTCTTTTGCAATTCTGTTTATGTAATTGCTGTTAATTGCAGCACCACCACAAAGAATCGGAATGGTCATATTGTTTTTTCTTGCATGCTCTACAAAGAATTTCATTTGCTTTGAAGTAGATACAAGTAATGCAGACAAACCTATTGCATCAGGTTTTGTTTCATCAATTTTTTCCAGAAATTTTTGTAACGGAACTTGTTTTCCCAAATCATGTACAGTGTATCCATTATTTTGAAAAATAGTCTTTACAAGATTCTTTCCAATATCATGTACATCACCATATACAGTGCCTAAAACAAGTACACCCTTACTTGTTCCCTCTTCTTTGACTAAATATTTCTCCAGTTCCCCAACTGCTGCCTTCATACATTCTGCAGATTTTAGAACAAAGGGCAAGATTAATTCTCCTGCACCAAATTTATCACCAACTTCTTTCATTGCAGGCAGTAAATCTTCATTTAGAGTTTTAATTGCACCATCATGAGTGATTTCTTTTGCTGCATCAAGGGAAAGGATTCCATCAATATCTTTTACAATATCATTTTTTCCAAGTTTCTCAGCAATTGCAGAGACAACATCATTTTGAATCCCTTCTTTGAGTCTATTTACAATTCTAAAGTTTGAGCGTTTTCCTGCAGGCCAGGAAGGATCAACATCAACTTTCTTTGAAGCATTATTACTTTGAGGTCCCGCATTCTCAAAGTATGTAATTAAATCAGATAGAGCATTTGGATGAGTGTTAAAGATTAGATCTTCAGCAAGTTTTTTCTCTTTCTCATCAATTTCACCATAAGGAATTATCTCTTTTGCATTAACTATTGCAGTATCAAGACCGGTTTTTACTGCATGATACAAAAAGACAGAGTTTAGGATTTTTCTCGCATAAGGTGCAAGACCGAAGCTAATGTTACTAAGACCCAATGTAGTAAAGCAGTTTGGAAATTTTTCTTTGACGAGTCTTATTCCTTCAAGGGTATTTTTCCCAGCATCAAGAAACTCATCTTCCCCTGTTGCTAAAGTAAATGTAAGAACATCAAAAATAAATTGTTCAATTTTTAATCCATATTTTTTTCCTGTTTCAAAAAGCAATTCTGCAGTATCAACTTTTTGTTGAGGGGTTTTGGCCATACCCTCAGGTCCAATACATAATGCAATTGCAGGCAAACCATACTTTGCCATAATTGGAGCTAATTTTTCAAATCTACTTCCATCACCTTCAAGATTTATTGAATTAATTATTGGTCTACCAGGGATCTGTGTAACTGCAAGTTCAATAACTTCAGGATCTGTAGAATCAATTACAAGTGGAGCGTCAATTTCTAAGCTTAATCGTTTTACCAAATTTAGCATAAACTCGCGTTCATCAGAACGTTCAGTAGTTGCAACACAAACATCAAGGCAATGCGCGCCATCCTCAACTTGAATTCTTCCCAAATCCACCAAACCATCATAATCATCTTCAAGAACTAGCTTCTTTGCTTTTCGAGAACCCTGAGTATTGATTCTCTCCCCTATAATCAAGGGGGCAGGAATTTGTTTAAGATCCACTGCTTTTAGTGCTGAACTTACTCTAGGAACTGTCAACGTAGTAAAATCACATCTGATTTTGTAAATACTTAACCCTCGATAGAGTTGGCTCTTTCGTCAATTACTTTCCTCAAGGCTTTGATGTGTTCAGGATTAGTCCCACAGCAACCGCCAATTATTCGAACTCTTTTGTAATCATCAAGAAAATCACCAAGTGCTTTACCCATTTTTTCAGGAGTCATTTTGTAAACTGCTTGCCCCCCATCATTTTCAGGCATACCAGCATTTGGAACTACCAACACATCATGATCATTTTGTTCATCAAGCCACCTTACACTAGGGGTCATCTCAATTGGACCAGTCGAACAATTCAATCCAAATACATCAATTCCCATATCAGAAACAGTCGTATATGCTGCTTGAATATTTGTGCCAAGCAACATTTTTCCATATTGATCCAAAGTAGTATTTGCAATAATTGGAACTTTCTTACCAGTTTTTTTTATTGCATTATGACATGCCTCAATGACTAGTTTTACTTCAAGAATGTCTTGACTGGTTTCAATAAGCAATGCATCTACTCCCCCAAGAATTAATCCTTCAGCTTGTAACTCAAAAGCTTCACGGATTTCATCAAGAGGTTTTTGACCTAAATCAGGATCATTGGAACTTGGAAGATATCCTGTAGGACCCATGGAGCCAATCACATATCGAGGTTTGTCAGCATATTCATTGCAAACTTCTGATGCAAGTGTTGCTATTTTTTTGTTAAATTCAACTGTTTGATCACCAAAACCATATTCATCTAGTTTAATTTTATTTGAACCAAAAGAATTAGTTTCAATGCAATCAGCACCAGCATCTAAATAATTTCTATGAATTTGTTTAATCCATTCAGGATGGGTAATTACTAAACCATCATTAAAGCCATCTTGATTATTTGGAAAGTCTTCAGGTTTTGGATCATATCTTTGAATTTCAGTACCCATTGCACCATCAAACAACAGTATTCGATTTTTTAATGCATCAAGAAAGGGTTCTTTATCAGTCAATCTAATTTCAAAATATTCTGACACAGTTTAACTCTTTTCAGAAAATTACTCAGACAGTTATAGGAGTATGTTGAAATTAGGTGAAATATTTTTTTCTATAGATTTATGCTCAAACTTCAAGTAAACAACCTAGTTCGTAGTGCCACTTTTTTTCAGCATGCTGGGATTTCTATAATCTTTGTTTTCATGCCCGTAATAGCGAAGGGAGTCACAGATTCAATTTTTGAGATTGGGTTGTTAGTAGCCTCATTTAGTTTTGCCCAGATTTTATCAGAGATTTATTTTGGAAGGCACTCAGATAAGAAAGGAACCAGGCTCAAATTTATCAGAATTGGCTTTATCGGATGCGCGATAGCCTTTGGACTACATTATTTTGCAGAGGATCTTACCATGTTTTTCTTGGTAAGAATTGCTGCGGGAATTGCTAGCGGAATTATGATTCCTGCAATGATTGCATACACCTATGAGGCAAACATTGACAAAAAGCGAGCCGCGACAGTAATATCATTTCATGCATTAGGATGGTTAGCCGGAATTGCAGCAGCAGGAATTGCAAATGATCTCAAACTAATTTTCTTACTTAGTGCTGCATCATTTGTAATTGGGTTATTATTTACAATCAAACTACCAAATCCTCAACAAGAAAAAGAACTCAAACCTGGAACTACAAAAAATGTAATTACCAAAAATAAATTTCTTTTTTCATCATTATTACTAAGACATATTGGTGCAGCAGCTGTATGGACAATTTTACCAATAATGTTAATGGAGAGATTAGGTGCTGAGCTATATCAAATATCAATAGTATACGTTGCTAACACATTGACTGCATTTATTTTGATGAATGTAATGGCAAGTAAAATTCATCTATCAAATGTTACCAAGTTTCAAATCGGTATTGGCTTTACAACTTTTGTATTTATTGGATTGACACTAATTACTGATTGGTGGATGGCAATGCCATTTATGTCGCTTGTTGGTGCAACATGGGCATTTTTGTTTATTGGTGGGAATTTCCATTTGATGGATAACAATCCACGTTCCACATCAACAGGAATATTCAGTTCTACTTTATCAATTGCTACCGTAGTAGGGCCAGTAGTTGCAGGAAGTATTGCATATCTATTTGATTATGTTGCAGTAATGTATTTTGCAATTGCAATAATTATTTGTGCATTTGTAGTATCACTAAAGATTAGAAAATAAAAAAGAAAAAAAGGAAATTTGAAGTTATACTTTCTATGGTGATTTTTGTGCACTACTTAGTTGACCAATGTAGGCGGTTACATCACCACATGAGCCTACAGAACTACATTCAGAAACTGTTTTGTCAATCCATCCATCATATACATTTGGAATTGTTACAATTCCTTGTCCACCAAATCCATCATAACCAATGATTCTATCATCAGAATCAACAGAACGATCTGCAAGTATGATAGAGCCAACAATAGATGCATCATTAGTTCCTAAATCATTATCAGGGTTTGGATCTACAACATGTAGTGCATTTGAGAATTTACTGGACACATATGCATAGTATCCACCTCCATCTTTAGCACCCCATTGAACGCCATGGCAACCAGGATCACAATCAAATATTGCAGTTACTGTACCAGGATCTGCTGTTAAATCAACTACACCAATTTTACCACCCAAAGTCAGGGCTGTAACCATCCATTGATCATCAGGACTAATTGGAGTTTGAATTGGCAATCCTACAAGTCCCTGCCCAAATGCTGCACCTTCAGCAAGCCAATCAATATGGCCCAAAGTAGAACCATCAGATGGATCTAGAGCAGTGTTTGAATTTCCTAGGAAGTCAGCAGTATAAAATACTGAATCATCACTTTTCATTCCTGTTGCAATTGGACCATACAAGACTGAATCGGATCTATCAACTGTATTTGAATTAAGATCAATGATTGATGCTTTCAAACCCAGAAAGTCGGGAGTGACAATATACTGACCTGAACTACTTATCCAATGCCCATGAGGATGAGAACGGAATCCTGTGGAAATCTGTCTTGTCAGTTCGTAAGTGACAGGATCAAATTCATTTACAGTGTCCTCACCATTGATTGCAACATAGATTTTGTCAGTTACAGGTGAAGTCATAACATGTGAAGGAGATTGTCCAGTGAAAACTTCTTTGATAAGTTCACCACTTTCCCTATCAATTATAGCCATTTCATTTCCAAACCATTCAGTTTGGTAAATGACTTCATTCTTTGAATCAGTCCACATGTTATGAGGATGGTTCATGTTGATTTCAGGAAGTGCAATCTTTCTTTCAACATCCCATGTTCCAGTATTCACCACAGTAATCGTTCCAGGTTTATCAGCCGGAGTTCCATCATGATTCTTGTTGACTGTTCTCTCAAATTGGGTATCGACCCAAACTTCTCCAACTCCATTAATTGATGGATCAGAAACAGCTGGTATAGGAATATTAGAGCCTCCTAATGCAAATCCTTCCACACTTGCTGGAGTACCTCCATCAGATTTTGTTAATCCAAGTTCAGTAGCTGCAAATATTGTTGTAGGAGTATCATATGCTAAGGCTCTTACTACATCTTCAGAATCAGTAGTTACCAAAACTGGAGGCAGACTTACATTCCAAGTAGGTTGAGTATAGTCTTTCCAGTTATTTGGATCTGTGATTACATAGAATGTTGTTAGAAGAGATTTTGCCAAATCATGTGTAGGTGGAATAACTGTTGGAAAGTCAAGTGCTGTAGGATCTACGTTACCAGCCCTAGTTAGAACAGTCAAACTTGGTGACAAGTCTAACAATGGGAAAGGTAAATCAGAATCACCACCAATCAGCAATTTTGTATTTGGATCATCTACTATTACTGCACTGAACATGTATGGATGTATCTTACAAACAAAGACATACAATCCAGGAGTATTCAATCCTGTGGGTACACCATCTTTGTCAGTTAGAAGTGTAGAACCTCTAATTCCTAATTGTTGATCAAAGTGACTTATGTCACTTCCAAGAACAGAATCTGCAACATTTAGGATTCCATTTCCTCCTAAACGATCAGCATCTGTCGGATAGATCAAAGTGGTGATGGTATGTTTTGTCTGAGAATCTTTCATTCCAAAGAGTACAGTTTCTCCAGGATTGATTACTGCAAGTGAACGTCCTTCTGAATTAGTAAAGTCAGTTTCAGCTGCAGGATCTACTGCAAGACCAAGTGCTTCACTAATGTAACCCAAGGAGAAACCTGTTCCATCTCGAGCATTTATTGGAACACCAACTGTGTCTGCAAGATAATTATCCAGATCATCAGCAATTCCTGCATTGAGTGTTTTCATCCATAATCCTGGTTCATCACTTAATGTGAATACCGCACCAATGATTGGAATATCATCGCTCTCATATTCTGGTAAAACTGCCATCATACCACTCATTCCTTCTTTCATATGATCAACAAAATGACAGTGGTACATCCACATTTCTGCACCATCATGAGTAGTATCTGCATCATCATTATCACTTGCTTGGATAAGGAATGTATGTCTCTGCAAAGGAGTGATTTCCTTTACGTCAATAACATCCTCTTCAGATGCTTTCTCATGAATATCTTCAGTCCAGCGGTGTCCATGCATATGGAATGCATGAGTTTCTTCACCCAATCCTAAAACATGGATTCTGTAAATTCCTCCTTCAACAGTAGTTAGATTTGGATTTGTCCAAAGTGCAGTTTCCCTTACTCCAGAATCACCAGAATAAGTGGTAGTATCATAATCAATTTCATTTCCATAGAAAATTCGTTGACCTAATACATCAGATGAAACCATCCAGAGAACAAAGTCTTTTTCAATGTCTTTTACTTTGACATTTTTGATTTTTCCAGAATTATCATCAACCAAACCATTAACTTTACCGTTTGCTGGATTGATAATCACAGTACCAAACAGACCAAGTTCTTCAGCACCAATTTCATTAATTGCAAAAGTATGATCATGATATGGCCATGCTCCAGATGTTCCAGGGGAAGCAATCCAACTATACTGAATATCTTCTCCACATAATGCACCAGAATCACCATTCATGTTCATTCTTCCATATGTTGCATCATCACTAATATCATATTGAACACCATGCACATGAATTCCTAGCATTGATGTTTCAGAGTATGTTGGTAATGCACCTAATGGATGATCAACACCATCCACAAATGTTTCGTCACATGCATTGTTGATTAATGTAACATTTGCCTCATCACCTTCTGTAAGGATTATTGTAGGTCCAGGAATTGTAGGATCTGTAGAATAAACACCTTCATCAACCAAATTTCTCACATTTGATTTTTTCTTATCTTCATTGTCATCATCATTGTCATTACTGTCTTTGATGAGTTCATAATCGACCATTCGATAAGCATAAAGACCATCAGGCATTGCTACTGCTTCAATAGTGATGTTATGTGTAGTGCTTTTCTTTGCTTCAGCTGCAAAAGGAATTTCAGAAGTTGTTGTAAATTTGTTGTTTTCAAAATCAAATGCAAAAACAGAAGTTAATGCAATTGAAAGTATAACTGTCGTCATTATCATTGTATTTGTTCGTTTCATAAGTTATTGGTACAAAACACAAATAGAGATAATATAAGTAATTATGTTATTCATACTTTGATCCGATGATCGCATATCATCATATAGTATCATTAGAGAGTAGTATGATTATTCACAAATAAGTAAAAACTATCTTAATCCCCAACGAGACATGACTTTATTTTCAAGTCTTGTAAATACAACACCATCAATTGCCAATCCAATTCCCATTATCACCATCATTATAGCAATAACTTCTGATACATCATTTAGAGAACGCCCTGCATTTAGCAAAAATCCAAGT is part of the Nitrosopumilus sp. b3 genome and harbors:
- a CDS encoding dihydropteroate synthase yields the protein MTVPRVSSALKAVDLKQIPAPLIIGERINTQGSRKAKKLVLEDDYDGLVDLGRIQVEDGAHCLDVCVATTERSDEREFMLNLVKRLSLEIDAPLVIDSTDPEVIELAVTQIPGRPIINSINLEGDGSRFEKLAPIMAKYGLPAIALCIGPEGMAKTPQQKVDTAELLFETGKKYGLKIEQFIFDVLTFTLATGEDEFLDAGKNTLEGIRLVKEKFPNCFTTLGLSNISFGLAPYARKILNSVFLYHAVKTGLDTAIVNAKEIIPYGEIDEKEKKLAEDLIFNTHPNALSDLITYFENAGPQSNNASKKVDVDPSWPAGKRSNFRIVNRLKEGIQNDVVSAIAEKLGKNDIVKDIDGILSLDAAKEITHDGAIKTLNEDLLPAMKEVGDKFGAGELILPFVLKSAECMKAAVGELEKYLVKEEGTSKGVLVLGTVYGDVHDIGKNLVKTIFQNNGYTVHDLGKQVPLQKFLEKIDETKPDAIGLSALLVSTSKQMKFFVEHARKNNMTIPILCGGAAINSNYINRIAKEDGIYEPGVFYCNTMFEGLKTMDILISDQKQKLLSDWKEKLENWKEKSTADIDPDTLPKSDIKPVTSPTPKKIGEPIRLKADQINMAEVWTMIDKKSLFKLSWGLRGKAGSESEADHEQLLTEWKIRIIREKLFEPEVVYGFFKCHNKDRKLLVENPNGDDVELEFPRSTKPEHLCLTDYFGDDDVVAFQSVTVGNKVADIIEQWNKDDKYTDAYYLHGLAVEVAEALAEWVNRRIKSELNLEKGGLRYSWGFPSCPDVSQHHLVWKLLEPEKSGMTLTESGQIIPEQSTAAIVVHHPDAKYFVL
- a CDS encoding multicopper oxidase domain-containing protein, with the translated sequence MKRTNTMIMTTVILSIALTSVFAFDFENNKFTTTSEIPFAAEAKKSTTHNITIEAVAMPDGLYAYRMVDYELIKDSNDNDDDNEDKKKSNVRNLVDEGVYSTDPTIPGPTIILTEGDEANVTLINNACDETFVDGVDHPLGALPTYSETSMLGIHVHGVQYDISDDATYGRMNMNGDSGALCGEDIQYSWIASPGTSGAWPYHDHTFAINEIGAEELGLFGTVIINPANGKVNGLVDDNSGKIKNVKVKDIEKDFVLWMVSSDVLGQRIFYGNEIDYDTTTYSGDSGVRETALWTNPNLTTVEGGIYRIHVLGLGEETHAFHMHGHRWTEDIHEKASEEDVIDVKEITPLQRHTFLIQASDNDDADTTHDGAEMWMYHCHFVDHMKEGMSGMMAVLPEYESDDIPIIGAVFTLSDEPGLWMKTLNAGIADDLDNYLADTVGVPINARDGTGFSLGYISEALGLAVDPAAETDFTNSEGRSLAVINPGETVLFGMKDSQTKHTITTLIYPTDADRLGGNGILNVADSVLGSDISHFDQQLGIRGSTLLTDKDGVPTGLNTPGLYVFVCKIHPYMFSAVIVDDPNTKLLIGGDSDLPFPLLDLSPSLTVLTRAGNVDPTALDFPTVIPPTHDLAKSLLTTFYVITDPNNWKDYTQPTWNVSLPPVLVTTDSEDVVRALAYDTPTTIFAATELGLTKSDGGTPASVEGFALGGSNIPIPAVSDPSINGVGEVWVDTQFERTVNKNHDGTPADKPGTITVVNTGTWDVERKIALPEINMNHPHNMWTDSKNEVIYQTEWFGNEMAIIDRESGELIKEVFTGQSPSHVMTSPVTDKIYVAINGEDTVNEFDPVTYELTRQISTGFRSHPHGHWISSSGQYIVTPDFLGLKASIIDLNSNTVDRSDSVLYGPIATGMKSDDSVFYTADFLGNSNTALDPSDGSTLGHIDWLAEGAAFGQGLVGLPIQTPISPDDQWMVTALTLGGKIGVVDLTADPGTVTAIFDCDPGCHGVQWGAKDGGGYYAYVSSKFSNALHVVDPNPDNDLGTNDASIVGSIILADRSVDSDDRIIGYDGFGGQGIVTIPNVYDGWIDKTVSECSSVGSCGDVTAYIGQLSSAQKSP
- a CDS encoding MFS transporter: MLKLQVNNLVRSATFFQHAGISIIFVFMPVIAKGVTDSIFEIGLLVASFSFAQILSEIYFGRHSDKKGTRLKFIRIGFIGCAIAFGLHYFAEDLTMFFLVRIAAGIASGIMIPAMIAYTYEANIDKKRAATVISFHALGWLAGIAAAGIANDLKLIFLLSAASFVIGLLFTIKLPNPQQEKELKPGTTKNVITKNKFLFSSLLLRHIGAAAVWTILPIMLMERLGAELYQISIVYVANTLTAFILMNVMASKIHLSNVTKFQIGIGFTTFVFIGLTLITDWWMAMPFMSLVGATWAFLFIGGNFHLMDNNPRSTSTGIFSSTLSIATVVGPVVAGSIAYLFDYVAVMYFAIAIIICAFVVSLKIRK
- a CDS encoding homocysteine S-methyltransferase family protein — encoded protein: MTDKEPFLDALKNRILLFDGAMGTEIQRYDPKPEDFPNNQDGFNDGLVITHPEWIKQIHRNYLDAGADCIETNSFGSNKIKLDEYGFGDQTVEFNKKIATLASEVCNEYADKPRYVIGSMGPTGYLPSSNDPDLGQKPLDEIREAFELQAEGLILGGVDALLIETSQDILEVKLVIEACHNAIKKTGKKVPIIANTTLDQYGKMLLGTNIQAAYTTVSDMGIDVFGLNCSTGPIEMTPSVRWLDEQNDHDVLVVPNAGMPENDGGQAVYKMTPEKMGKALGDFLDDYKRVRIIGGCCGTNPEHIKALRKVIDERANSIEG